In Neorhizobium sp. NCHU2750, a single genomic region encodes these proteins:
- a CDS encoding DUF2177 family protein — protein sequence MTYILAYIGTAIAFLCLDFLWLGTVATGFYKSRIGELLLAQPNFIAAGLFYLVYVAGIVYFAVQPALVSGSWTTAAVAGGILGLIAYGTYDMTNLATLKNWSPAVSAVDMAWGTVLTGFAASVGYWVARKFSVGF from the coding sequence ATGACCTATATCCTGGCCTATATCGGCACGGCCATCGCTTTTCTCTGTCTCGATTTTCTCTGGCTCGGCACAGTGGCGACGGGGTTCTACAAGAGCCGGATCGGCGAGCTTCTGCTTGCCCAGCCGAATTTCATTGCCGCCGGACTGTTCTACCTCGTCTATGTGGCGGGCATTGTCTATTTCGCGGTGCAGCCGGCGCTCGTCTCGGGCAGCTGGACGACAGCGGCCGTCGCGGGTGGCATTCTCGGCCTTATCGCCTATGGCACCTATGACATGACCAATCTCGCGACGCTGAAAAACTGGTCGCCCGCCGTCAGCGCCGTCGACATGGCCTGGGGGACTGTCCTGACGGGTTTTGCCGCAAGCGTCGGCTACTGGGTCGCGCGAAAATTTTCCGTCGGCTTCTGA
- a CDS encoding sigma-70 family RNA polymerase sigma factor: MNTQNSDGLSADDLAQREMVRLLSIVGRERSVDAFETIFRFYAPRIRTFMAAKTKDRQAAEELMQETMASVWTKAAQFDPARGNVSAWIYTIARNIRIDAYRRKRPEFDMDDPAFVADDVAPADLEFQQLQEANLLRGAMATLPAEQLDVLRRAFFDEASHATIAHDLGVPLGTVKSRIRLAFEKLRSALDGRL, from the coding sequence ATGAACACACAAAACTCCGATGGCTTGTCGGCCGACGATCTCGCGCAGCGCGAGATGGTGCGGTTGCTTTCCATCGTCGGGCGCGAGCGCAGCGTCGATGCCTTCGAGACCATCTTCCGCTTCTACGCGCCGCGTATCCGCACCTTCATGGCGGCGAAGACAAAGGATCGGCAGGCGGCCGAGGAACTGATGCAGGAGACCATGGCTTCGGTCTGGACAAAGGCTGCGCAGTTCGACCCTGCGCGCGGCAATGTCTCGGCCTGGATCTACACGATTGCCCGCAACATCAGGATCGATGCCTATCGGCGCAAGCGCCCGGAATTCGACATGGACGATCCTGCCTTCGTCGCGGACGATGTGGCGCCGGCCGATCTCGAATTCCAGCAGCTTCAGGAAGCCAATCTGCTGCGTGGCGCGATGGCGACGCTGCCGGCGGAACAGCTCGATGTGCTGCGCCGCGCATTTTTCGACGAGGCGTCGCATGCGACGATCGCCCATGATCTCGGCGTTCCGCTCGGCACCGTCAAATCGCGCATCCGCCTTGCCTTCGAAAAGCTGCGTTCAGCATTGGACGGTCGGCTATGA
- a CDS encoding ChrR family anti-sigma-E factor — translation MSVKHHIGDDFLIDYASGRLSEGWSLAVASHLALCPECRGRLAAMEGAAGVLLDKLSPQLDAEAGSEDDAWARFRAKALDIKVEEIAPRVQRASAPTVIPEPLRSYVGGDLADLKWRALGRGAYQILIDTGDRETQVRLLRIPAGKPVPEHTHEGRELTLVLSGSFRDRDDLFARGDIEEADGDLLHTPHATEGEDCICLAVTEAPLKFSSWIVRLMQPILKI, via the coding sequence ATGAGCGTCAAACACCATATCGGCGACGATTTCCTGATCGACTACGCGTCAGGCAGACTCAGCGAAGGATGGAGCCTTGCGGTTGCGAGCCATTTGGCGCTCTGCCCTGAATGCCGAGGCCGGCTTGCCGCGATGGAGGGCGCTGCCGGCGTACTTCTGGACAAGCTTTCTCCCCAACTCGATGCCGAGGCCGGCAGCGAGGATGATGCTTGGGCGCGGTTCAGGGCGAAAGCGCTCGATATCAAGGTCGAGGAAATTGCGCCGCGCGTTCAGCGGGCATCGGCGCCGACAGTCATTCCCGAACCGCTGCGATCCTATGTCGGCGGCGATCTTGCCGATCTCAAATGGCGCGCGCTCGGACGTGGGGCCTACCAGATCCTGATCGATACCGGGGATCGCGAAACGCAGGTTCGGCTGTTGCGCATCCCGGCCGGAAAGCCGGTGCCGGAGCATACGCATGAAGGCCGCGAGTTGACGCTGGTGCTTTCGGGCAGTTTTCGCGATCGCGACGATCTGTTTGCACGTGGCGATATCGAGGAGGCCGATGGCGATCTCCTGCACACGCCGCATGCGACGGAAGGCGAGGACTGCATCTGCCTGGCGGTGACCGAAGCACCGCTGAAGTTCTCGAGCTGGATCGTCAGACTGATGCAGCCGATCCTGAAGATCTGA